A genomic segment from uncultured Marinifilum sp. encodes:
- a CDS encoding TraR/DksA C4-type zinc finger protein: MIQDEKLNIKNQIKEKIDKLQTEIITLKDLTQPISPDCAIGRVSRMDAINNKSVNEAALRKKKIQLSALKETLKNIDNPDFGKCIKCGAQIPIGRIMIMPESKKCVRCASK; the protein is encoded by the coding sequence ATGATACAAGACGAAAAATTAAATATTAAAAATCAGATAAAAGAAAAAATTGATAAACTGCAGACTGAAATTATCACCTTAAAAGATTTAACTCAACCCATTTCGCCCGATTGTGCCATTGGTAGAGTTAGCCGAATGGATGCCATCAATAACAAAAGTGTGAACGAAGCTGCTTTGCGAAAAAAGAAAATTCAATTATCAGCATTAAAAGAAACACTAAAGAATATTGATAATCCTGATTTTGGTAAATGCATTAAATGTGGAGCCCAAATACCTATTGGCAGAATAATGATAATGCCCGAAAGCAAGAAATGTGTGCGATGCGCCAGCAAATAA
- a CDS encoding PLDc N-terminal domain-containing protein, which yields MILTIIFDIWLLTKIIAIILPVIAIVDILKRKLLWIDKLIWILLVAFIPFIGSIIYFYDRIKYRRI from the coding sequence ATGATACTCACAATAATATTTGATATTTGGCTGCTAACAAAAATAATAGCAATTATACTTCCTGTAATTGCAATTGTAGATATACTAAAAAGAAAATTACTATGGATCGATAAACTTATTTGGATACTACTGGTAGCCTTTATTCCTTTTATAGGTTCCATTATCTATTTTTACGATCGCATTAAATACAGAAGAATATAG
- a CDS encoding translation initiation factor has translation MAKKKKNIVYSTNPDYNYEYDEEQEQESIPNNQQTLRVLLDKKQRKGKVVTLIEGFRGSSDDLKELGKKLKTKCGGGGSAKDGEILIQGDHRDKIMDMLKADGYKVKRVGG, from the coding sequence ATGGCTAAAAAGAAAAAAAATATCGTTTACTCAACGAATCCCGATTACAATTACGAATACGACGAAGAGCAGGAACAAGAATCTATTCCTAACAATCAGCAAACTTTAAGAGTTCTTTTAGATAAAAAGCAGAGAAAAGGAAAAGTTGTTACTTTAATTGAAGGATTTAGAGGCAGTTCGGACGATTTAAAAGAATTGGGCAAAAAACTAAAAACCAAATGCGGTGGCGGTGGATCTGCTAAAGATGGAGAAATTTTGATTCAGGGCGATCATCGTGATAAAATTATGGACATGCTAAAAGCAGATGGCTATAAAGTTAAGCGTGTAGGTGGATAA
- a CDS encoding phosphoribosylaminoimidazolesuccinocarboxamide synthase translates to MKEAIVKTDFNFSNQKNVYKGKVRDVYNINDEYLAMVVSDRISAFDVVLPEGIPFKGQVLNQIATRFLDATADIVPNWKIATPDPMVTVGHLAEPFMVEMVIRGYLTGHAWREYKAGKRTLCGVPLPEGMKENQKFEQPIITPTTKAMEGHDEDISKEEILKQGIVSKEDYEALEKYTLALFARGTEIAAEKDLILVDTKYEFGKKDGKIYLIDEIHTPDSSRYFYSKGYEERLANNEQQKQLSKEFVREWLMENGFQGKEGQAIPEMDEARVNQISERYIELYEQIIGEKFVRAEATSVKERIEKNIASCLDTL, encoded by the coding sequence ATGAAAGAAGCAATTGTTAAAACAGATTTTAATTTTTCGAATCAAAAGAATGTTTACAAGGGTAAGGTAAGAGACGTTTATAATATTAACGATGAGTATCTTGCAATGGTCGTTTCGGATCGTATTTCGGCATTCGATGTTGTTTTGCCTGAGGGAATTCCATTTAAAGGTCAGGTGTTGAATCAAATTGCAACTCGTTTTTTAGATGCTACCGCCGATATTGTTCCTAATTGGAAAATTGCTACTCCCGATCCAATGGTAACAGTAGGTCATCTTGCCGAGCCTTTTATGGTTGAGATGGTAATTCGCGGATATCTTACAGGTCATGCTTGGAGAGAGTATAAAGCTGGAAAAAGAACACTTTGTGGAGTTCCTCTACCAGAAGGCATGAAAGAAAATCAGAAATTCGAGCAGCCTATTATTACCCCAACCACCAAAGCAATGGAAGGCCATGATGAGGATATCTCGAAAGAAGAAATTTTAAAACAAGGAATTGTAAGCAAGGAAGATTACGAAGCTCTTGAAAAATATACTTTGGCCTTATTTGCCAGAGGAACCGAAATTGCTGCCGAAAAAGATTTAATTTTGGTTGATACAAAATACGAATTCGGTAAAAAAGATGGAAAAATCTATTTAATAGATGAAATTCATACTCCCGATTCATCGCGTTATTTTTATTCGAAAGGATATGAAGAGCGTTTAGCAAACAACGAGCAACAAAAACAATTGTCGAAAGAATTTGTTCGCGAGTGGTTAATGGAAAATGGTTTTCAGGGAAAAGAAGGTCAGGCAATTCCGGAAATGGATGAGGCTAGAGTTAACCAAATTTCGGAGCGTTACATTGAATTGTACGAGCAAATTATTGGAGAGAAATTTGTTAGAGCCGAGGCTACAAGTGTAAAGGAAAGAATCGAGAAAAATATTGCATCTTGCTTAGATACATTATAA
- a CDS encoding PhoH family protein, with protein sequence MIEKSISLGVIDPLEFYGINNAKLEAIKEMFPKLNIVGRGSEIIANGEKNTLDLFEQKINLLIQHYNQYNVLTIANIKRIFLENASGIQNPDDPESVIIFGNNGKIIRSRTANQRKLVEKSAKNDMVFAVGPAGSGKTYTAIALAVKALRNQEVKKIILSRPAVEAGENLGFLPGDLKEKIDPYLQPLYDALLDMIPPRKLADYLEAEVIQIAPLAYMRGRTLNDAFVILDEAQNTTTKQLKMFLTRMGTSGKFMITGDITQIDLPRKQHSGLVQAFRILRKIKGIAMVEFDSSDIIRHRLVKEIVAAYEIEDKLEEERHIKKREEAKKKE encoded by the coding sequence ATGATAGAAAAGAGCATATCTTTAGGGGTGATTGATCCTCTTGAATTTTATGGAATTAATAATGCAAAATTGGAAGCAATAAAAGAAATGTTTCCAAAATTAAATATTGTAGGACGTGGCAGTGAAATAATTGCTAACGGAGAGAAGAATACATTGGATTTATTTGAACAGAAAATAAATTTGTTGATTCAACATTATAATCAGTACAATGTTTTAACAATTGCCAATATAAAACGAATTTTTCTCGAAAATGCAAGCGGCATACAAAACCCCGATGATCCGGAAAGTGTTATTATTTTTGGAAATAATGGAAAAATAATTCGTTCTAGAACTGCTAATCAGCGAAAGCTAGTTGAAAAATCTGCTAAAAATGATATGGTTTTTGCAGTTGGTCCGGCCGGTTCGGGAAAAACATACACAGCAATAGCTCTTGCAGTAAAAGCCTTGCGAAATCAGGAGGTAAAGAAAATTATTTTGAGTCGTCCGGCTGTCGAGGCCGGAGAAAATCTGGGTTTTCTTCCTGGTGATTTAAAGGAGAAAATTGATCCGTATTTACAACCTCTGTACGATGCACTTCTGGATATGATTCCTCCGCGAAAGTTAGCCGATTATTTAGAAGCTGAAGTGATTCAAATTGCACCTTTGGCATATATGCGTGGTAGAACTTTAAACGATGCTTTTGTAATTTTAGATGAAGCTCAGAATACTACAACCAAACAGTTAAAAATGTTTTTAACAAGAATGGGTACCAGTGGAAAGTTTATGATTACGGGTGATATTACTCAAATTGATTTACCTAGAAAACAACACTCTGGTTTGGTGCAGGCTTTTCGAATACTAAGAAAAATAAAAGGTATTGCTATGGTAGAATTCGATAGTTCGGATATTATTCGTCACCGATTGGTAAAAGAGATTGTTGCTGCTTATGAAATTGAAGATAAATTAGAAGAAGAAAGACATATTAAAAAGAGAGAAGAAGCTAAGAAAAAAGAGTAA
- a CDS encoding antibiotic biosynthesis monooxygenase — MIIRFVKLEILPEHIKDFKNLTKNEKNDILAFKGCSHLEIFQDTAKPSIFFTVSHWESEYMLNAYRESIFFRENWNQVKKWFANKPEAWSLIQTIE; from the coding sequence ATGATTATAAGATTCGTAAAACTTGAAATTCTCCCAGAACATATTAAGGATTTTAAAAATCTTACAAAAAACGAGAAAAATGATATTTTAGCATTTAAAGGTTGTTCCCATCTTGAAATTTTTCAAGATACGGCCAAACCTTCCATTTTCTTTACTGTAAGTCATTGGGAATCGGAATATATGCTTAACGCTTATCGCGAATCGATTTTTTTTCGTGAAAATTGGAATCAGGTAAAAAAATGGTTTGCAAATAAACCTGAAGCTTGGAGTTTAATACAAACTATAGAATGA
- a CDS encoding ATP-binding protein: MNREVSYFKQFFISVVIGFTILFIASLIWNIRSERQTTYELAKVEAEGNFNKDLTFRKWTAAHGGVYVTMTDSTIANPYLNFLPNRDITTTNGTKLTLINPAYMNRLVFQMSNKKDGEFGHICSITPLHPNNKADKWEEKALNLFAKGTEEYYSPEQIDGKEYLRYIKPIRVENGCLKCHAQQGYNLNDIKGGVSISIPMDKYKVVLKTKINSIIFNHAIIFFLTFIIGALSYRRIIKVVKQRDASRMKAKENEAKLKEQNNKLVWANEKAIESDRLKTIFIQNMSHEIRTPMNAILGFSSLLPDEFDNKSKLTEYTKIITQRGNDLMFIINDLLDISKIESKNMNVNIEPINLKDLFSELLPLFHEIQKRNLKSHVKLILPTITEDIILYTDKGKLKQILTNLVGNAFKFTHEGEIEIDLLINSSKLITFSVKDTGIGIPTEKLNSIFDRFSQVEQSSSRIYGGTGLGLSIVKGLISKLNGEIYVISEINKGSKFYFTLPYSKQNLIETQNNSTNNIYSNTL, encoded by the coding sequence ATGAATAGAGAAGTAAGTTATTTTAAGCAATTTTTTATATCGGTTGTTATAGGGTTTACAATATTATTTATTGCTTCTTTAATTTGGAATATACGCAGCGAAAGACAAACGACTTACGAATTAGCAAAAGTAGAAGCTGAAGGAAATTTTAACAAAGACCTTACATTTAGAAAATGGACTGCCGCCCATGGCGGTGTTTATGTAACAATGACTGATTCTACAATTGCTAATCCATATCTAAATTTTCTTCCTAACAGAGATATTACCACCACCAATGGAACAAAGCTCACCTTAATTAACCCTGCTTATATGAATAGGTTAGTTTTTCAAATGAGCAATAAAAAAGATGGTGAGTTTGGACATATTTGCAGCATTACACCTTTACATCCAAACAATAAAGCTGACAAATGGGAGGAAAAAGCTCTTAATCTATTTGCAAAGGGAACAGAAGAATACTACTCTCCGGAACAAATAGATGGTAAGGAATATCTTCGTTATATAAAACCAATAAGAGTTGAAAATGGGTGCTTAAAATGTCATGCTCAACAAGGCTACAATTTAAACGATATTAAGGGAGGTGTTAGTATATCAATTCCGATGGATAAATACAAAGTAGTTTTAAAAACTAAAATTAATAGTATCATTTTTAACCATGCAATAATCTTCTTTTTAACTTTTATAATTGGGGCATTATCGTACCGACGCATAATAAAAGTTGTAAAACAAAGAGATGCCTCAAGAATGAAAGCCAAAGAAAATGAAGCAAAATTAAAGGAGCAAAATAATAAACTAGTATGGGCAAATGAGAAAGCCATCGAAAGCGACCGATTAAAAACAATATTTATTCAAAATATGAGTCATGAAATACGAACTCCTATGAATGCAATTCTTGGTTTTTCTTCTCTTCTTCCTGATGAATTCGATAATAAATCAAAATTAACAGAATATACAAAAATAATTACTCAGCGCGGAAACGATCTTATGTTTATTATCAACGATTTATTGGATATCTCAAAAATTGAATCGAAAAATATGAATGTAAACATAGAGCCAATCAATCTAAAAGATTTATTTTCGGAACTATTGCCCCTATTCCATGAAATTCAAAAAAGAAATTTAAAATCGCATGTAAAATTAATACTTCCAACAATTACCGAGGATATTATTTTATACACCGATAAAGGAAAGCTAAAACAAATTTTAACAAATTTAGTGGGTAATGCATTTAAATTTACACACGAAGGAGAAATTGAAATCGACTTATTAATTAACAGTTCCAAGCTAATTACTTTTTCGGTTAAAGATACGGGTATTGGAATTCCTACTGAAAAATTAAATTCAATATTCGACAGATTTTCTCAGGTTGAACAATCGAGTTCGCGTATATATGGAGGAACTGGACTTGGCTTATCTATTGTAAAAGGATTAATTAGTAAACTTAACGGCGAAATATATGTGATATCTGAAATTAATAAAGGCAGTAAATTCTATTTTACACTTCCTTATTCAAAACAAAATTTAATTGAGACACAAAACAACTCTACTAACAACATATATAGTAACACCTTATAA
- a CDS encoding VF530 family protein encodes MNTNSTQNNNPLHGIKLAEIVEFLEGYYGWEELGKIIRINCFIKDPSIKSSLKFLRRTPWAREQVENLYLKIISRH; translated from the coding sequence ATGAATACAAACTCAACACAAAACAATAATCCTTTACATGGCATTAAATTAGCAGAAATCGTTGAATTTCTGGAAGGATATTACGGTTGGGAAGAGCTAGGGAAAATTATTAGAATTAATTGTTTCATAAAAGATCCATCGATTAAATCGAGCCTTAAATTTTTAAGACGAACTCCCTGGGCCAGAGAACAAGTTGAAAATTTGTACCTTAAAATTATTAGTAGACACTAA
- a CDS encoding class I SAM-dependent methyltransferase — protein MSVLCPLCSGLGKLFHQNPRQLFYQCKNCSSIFADKNLHPDAKKEYAHYAKHENNVEDKGYQQFVSPITQAIIKEFTPEHKGLDFGAGPGPVISKILNDNKFSIIQYDPYFHNYPELLNETYDYIACCEVMEHFYHPKKEFVLLKKLLKPEGKLYCMTHIYDENIDFEKWYYKNDPTHVFIYQKNTLNWIKENFGFSNLEIHNRLIIFSN, from the coding sequence ATGTCTGTACTTTGCCCCCTTTGTTCGGGATTAGGAAAATTATTTCATCAAAATCCACGACAACTTTTTTATCAATGCAAAAACTGTTCGTCCATATTTGCAGATAAAAATTTACACCCCGATGCAAAAAAAGAATATGCACACTATGCCAAACACGAAAATAATGTTGAAGACAAAGGCTATCAGCAATTTGTCTCTCCCATTACGCAAGCAATTATAAAAGAGTTTACACCAGAACATAAAGGACTCGATTTTGGGGCTGGACCTGGTCCTGTAATATCGAAAATATTAAACGACAACAAATTTAGTATAATACAGTACGATCCATATTTTCACAATTATCCTGAATTGCTAAATGAAACCTACGATTATATTGCTTGTTGCGAGGTAATGGAACATTTTTACCATCCTAAAAAAGAATTTGTATTACTTAAAAAGCTACTAAAACCAGAGGGTAAACTCTATTGCATGACTCATATTTATGATGAAAACATTGATTTTGAAAAATGGTATTATAAAAATGATCCTACTCATGTATTCATCTATCAAAAAAACACTCTTAATTGGATTAAAGAAAATTTTGGCTTTTCAAATCTGGAAATTCACAACAGATTAATTATTTTTTCCAATTAA
- the mazG gene encoding nucleoside triphosphate pyrophosphohydrolase, which yields MDRKLKAFERLLDIMDQLREGCPWDKKQTFESLRTLTIEETYELADSILKGEKEEIKKELGDILLHIVFYAKIGSETNDFDIADVCDSISEKLIYRHPHIFSDTKVANAKEVEENWEQLKLKEKNGNKTVLQGVPTSLPAMVKANRIQDKVRGVGFDWDEKEQVWDKVKEEMLELETEIKKGNKAKMEEEFGDMFFSLINAARLYGVNPENALERTNQKFTKRFNYLENKTLKQGLSLKDMNLQEMDEIWEEAKLFDK from the coding sequence ATGGACAGAAAACTAAAAGCCTTTGAGCGCTTACTGGATATAATGGATCAACTTCGCGAGGGCTGTCCTTGGGATAAAAAACAGACTTTCGAAAGTTTAAGAACTTTAACCATAGAAGAAACCTACGAGTTGGCCGATTCTATTTTAAAAGGAGAAAAAGAAGAAATTAAGAAAGAGCTGGGCGATATTTTACTACATATTGTTTTTTATGCGAAAATTGGCTCCGAAACTAATGATTTTGATATAGCCGATGTTTGCGACAGTATCAGCGAAAAGCTAATTTACCGACACCCACATATTTTTAGCGATACAAAAGTTGCCAATGCCAAAGAGGTAGAAGAAAATTGGGAACAGCTAAAACTGAAAGAAAAAAACGGTAACAAAACTGTTTTGCAAGGTGTTCCAACTTCTTTGCCAGCAATGGTAAAAGCAAACCGAATTCAGGATAAAGTTCGTGGTGTAGGTTTCGATTGGGACGAAAAAGAACAGGTTTGGGATAAGGTGAAAGAAGAAATGCTCGAACTGGAAACAGAAATTAAGAAAGGCAATAAGGCAAAAATGGAAGAGGAATTTGGCGATATGTTTTTCTCTTTAATAAATGCTGCTCGTTTATATGGTGTAAACCCTGAAAATGCACTGGAACGCACCAATCAGAAATTCACGAAACGCTTTAATTATCTGGAAAATAAAACCCTAAAACAGGGACTTAGTTTGAAAGATATGAATCTGCAAGAAATGGATGAAATTTGGGAAGAAGCCAAACTGTTTGACAAATAA
- the cbiD gene encoding cobalt-precorrin-5B (C(1))-methyltransferase CbiD, giving the protein MKVLLFGGTTEGKATSNWLGDLKIQHFYSTKTNSGSYESEFGIRICGVMDIDEIGSFCKNNKIDLLIDAAHPFADVLHANIVAAAKQVNLPVIRIERDIVPRVESKFIHYCYDLDEVLNRLKNLKTQKVLSLMGVKALPYIHSNMKGVDIWYRILDFLSSIKIAEEAGVEKTKLIIAPAFEGMESQEPLLISEGIQAMISKESGYSGLLDQKMEMAIKYKIPLFVIARPNLPNYTATVTNREGLQKFLKSQFAFERAELASGFTTGTCATISAKAAIKLLLGEEKQNTEQITLADGGVCKKVLHQNRKADDFAVCSVVKNSGDDPDVTDGMEIGASLKWNTENCIRFVKGEGVGTVTLKGLGIPLGEPAVNPIPRKMIIFELEQILKDYEIDKGVDVAVFVPLGKKLGAKTFNPKLGIIGGISIIGTTGRIKPYSLDAYMQSIRKQVDLAVENKHKHIVVNSGGRSERYLKSTFPELDDLAFLQYGNFIGEMLKIINGSGVQKTTMGIMTGKAVKLAAGNLDTHSKKVVLDHDFLMNLAKDCNYSKEIVTAVGKIKMGRELEDIFSFSKNELFFKMLIEKCISVCKQLVDDYEFELLLISNKGEVI; this is encoded by the coding sequence ATGAAGGTTTTATTATTTGGAGGTACTACTGAGGGAAAAGCTACATCGAATTGGTTGGGTGATTTAAAAATACAACATTTTTATTCTACCAAAACAAATTCGGGCAGTTACGAGAGCGAATTTGGTATTCGTATTTGTGGTGTTATGGATATAGATGAGATAGGTTCTTTCTGTAAAAATAATAAGATCGATTTGCTTATTGATGCTGCTCATCCATTTGCAGATGTTTTGCATGCTAACATTGTTGCGGCAGCAAAGCAAGTAAATTTACCAGTTATTAGAATAGAGAGAGATATTGTACCAAGAGTAGAAAGTAAGTTTATTCATTATTGCTACGATTTAGATGAGGTTTTGAATCGCTTAAAGAATCTGAAAACTCAGAAAGTATTGTCTTTAATGGGTGTGAAAGCTTTACCATATATTCATTCCAATATGAAAGGTGTTGATATTTGGTACAGAATTCTGGATTTTTTATCATCAATAAAAATAGCAGAAGAGGCAGGAGTTGAAAAAACAAAATTGATTATTGCACCTGCGTTTGAAGGAATGGAATCGCAAGAGCCTTTACTTATATCTGAAGGAATTCAGGCTATGATAAGCAAAGAAAGTGGCTATTCCGGATTGTTGGATCAGAAGATGGAAATGGCAATTAAGTATAAAATTCCATTGTTTGTAATTGCACGACCAAACTTGCCCAATTATACGGCAACAGTAACCAATAGAGAAGGCTTGCAGAAATTTTTAAAATCTCAATTTGCTTTCGAACGAGCAGAATTGGCATCAGGATTTACTACCGGAACTTGTGCTACCATATCGGCGAAAGCAGCAATAAAGCTTTTGTTGGGCGAAGAAAAACAGAATACCGAGCAAATTACCTTAGCCGATGGTGGGGTTTGTAAAAAGGTTTTACATCAAAATAGAAAAGCAGATGATTTTGCTGTGTGTTCTGTCGTAAAAAATTCGGGCGACGATCCGGATGTTACCGATGGAATGGAGATTGGTGCCAGTTTAAAATGGAATACTGAGAATTGTATTCGTTTTGTAAAAGGCGAAGGGGTTGGAACGGTTACTTTAAAAGGTTTGGGAATTCCATTGGGAGAACCTGCTGTTAATCCGATTCCCCGAAAAATGATAATCTTCGAATTGGAGCAAATTTTAAAAGATTATGAGATTGATAAAGGTGTAGATGTTGCTGTTTTTGTGCCTTTGGGTAAAAAATTAGGTGCCAAAACTTTTAATCCTAAACTTGGTATTATTGGAGGTATTTCAATTATTGGAACCACAGGACGAATAAAGCCTTATTCTTTAGATGCATACATGCAAAGTATTCGCAAGCAGGTAGATTTGGCTGTTGAAAATAAGCACAAACATATTGTTGTTAATTCGGGAGGGAGAAGCGAACGATATCTTAAAAGTACTTTTCCTGAATTAGATGATTTGGCATTTTTGCAGTATGGAAATTTTATTGGCGAAATGCTTAAAATTATTAACGGTTCGGGTGTACAGAAAACAACAATGGGAATTATGACGGGAAAAGCGGTTAAACTGGCTGCAGGAAATCTCGATACGCATAGCAAGAAAGTGGTTCTCGATCATGATTTTCTTATGAATTTAGCAAAAGATTGTAATTATTCTAAGGAGATTGTAACAGCTGTTGGCAAAATTAAAATGGGACGAGAATTGGAGGATATATTCTCTTTCTCGAAAAATGAACTGTTTTTTAAAATGCTAATAGAGAAGTGTATATCGGTTTGCAAACAGCTTGTTGATGATTATGAGTTTGAGCTTTTATTAATTAGCAATAAGGGAGAAGTTATTTAA
- the cobM gene encoding precorrin-4 C(11)-methyltransferase: protein MSNTAIIINNRFAMATAERIAGKMENASIISVAGYAGSEKIDSIHNYLTEKFQEIDLLIFIGAMGICVRSISPFIRDKATDPAVVNLDVNGSFVQSVLSGHKGGANEYTKQIAEIVNGTAIITTASDTLNLWPLDIFGREYNWTNEYQNSTENDFIAAFVNKHKTALLLDVKNEGTDELLASCPDFVEVFYNFDDIKQEDFDLLIAVSPGVYKSNIPSLFYRPKCIVVGTGAQKGIHVEAFEKELKACFAANHLAFSSLKSIHSITVKAEEEAYKKFSETTNLNFITYTAEQLNEKKDEVTYSAAAHKKVGAVNVSEASALLASGANSLLQTKSKHVDNNGKHFTLALAMDAVQERKGKIFIVGAGPGAPDLVSVRGMKLLKKADLILYAGSLVPRELTDYGKASCVIRNSADLTLEEQFDVMKEHYDKGGVVVRLHTGDPCIYGAIQEQMNFFDKYNMQYEIVPGISSFQAAAARLKSQFTIPEKVQSIILTRGEGRTPMPPREQLSEFAKFQSTICLFLSVTLVEKLQKDLLEGYPEDTPVAVCHKLTWKEEKIWRGKLKDLVTIVKENKLSLTVMIVVGEAIGNRKNRSLLYHPKFTHGCRKASDNS from the coding sequence ATGAGTAATACAGCAATTATTATAAATAACCGTTTTGCAATGGCAACAGCAGAAAGAATTGCTGGTAAAATGGAAAATGCTTCAATTATTTCGGTTGCCGGATATGCCGGAAGTGAAAAAATTGATTCTATTCATAATTATCTAACCGAGAAGTTTCAGGAAATTGATTTGTTGATTTTTATTGGAGCTATGGGCATTTGTGTTAGAAGTATAAGTCCTTTTATTAGAGATAAAGCAACAGATCCTGCAGTTGTTAATTTAGATGTTAATGGAAGCTTTGTGCAATCGGTATTATCTGGTCACAAAGGAGGAGCCAATGAATATACAAAGCAAATTGCTGAAATTGTAAACGGAACTGCAATTATTACCACAGCAAGTGATACTTTAAATTTATGGCCTTTGGATATTTTCGGAAGAGAATATAATTGGACAAATGAGTATCAGAATTCTACCGAGAATGATTTTATTGCAGCTTTTGTAAATAAACATAAAACAGCGCTTTTGCTAGATGTTAAAAATGAAGGAACAGATGAACTACTAGCTTCTTGTCCCGATTTTGTAGAGGTGTTTTATAATTTTGATGATATCAAACAAGAGGATTTTGATTTGCTGATAGCTGTAAGTCCTGGAGTTTATAAAAGTAATATTCCTAGCTTATTTTATCGACCTAAGTGCATTGTTGTAGGAACAGGAGCACAAAAAGGAATTCATGTTGAGGCGTTCGAAAAAGAATTGAAAGCTTGTTTTGCTGCTAATCATCTTGCTTTTTCATCTTTAAAAAGTATTCATAGTATTACCGTAAAAGCCGAAGAGGAAGCTTATAAAAAGTTTAGTGAAACCACAAACCTAAACTTTATTACTTATACAGCCGAGCAATTAAACGAGAAAAAAGATGAAGTGACTTATTCGGCAGCGGCACACAAAAAGGTTGGAGCTGTAAATGTATCCGAAGCATCGGCTTTACTGGCAAGTGGAGCAAATTCTTTATTGCAAACCAAAAGCAAACATGTTGATAATAATGGCAAGCATTTTACTTTGGCCTTGGCAATGGATGCTGTGCAGGAAAGAAAAGGTAAGATATTTATTGTTGGTGCCGGGCCGGGTGCTCCCGATTTGGTTTCTGTTCGTGGAATGAAATTATTGAAAAAAGCAGACTTAATTTTGTATGCAGGAAGTCTTGTGCCACGTGAGTTAACCGACTACGGAAAAGCATCATGTGTAATTAGAAATTCGGCCGATCTTACCTTGGAAGAGCAGTTTGATGTAATGAAAGAGCACTACGATAAAGGTGGTGTTGTTGTTCGTTTACATACCGGAGATCCTTGTATTTATGGTGCAATTCAGGAACAAATGAATTTCTTCGATAAGTACAATATGCAGTATGAAATTGTTCCGGGCATTTCTTCGTTTCAGGCTGCAGCAGCTCGCTTAAAATCACAATTTACCATTCCAGAAAAAGTGCAGTCTATTATTTTAACTCGGGGAGAGGGAAGAACGCCAATGCCTCCTCGCGAACAGTTGTCGGAGTTTGCGAAGTTTCAATCTACCATCTGTTTATTTTTGAGTGTTACTTTGGTTGAAAAGTTACAGAAAGATTTATTGGAAGGTTATCCCGAAGATACTCCCGTTGCAGTTTGTCATAAACTTACCTGGAAAGAGGAAAAAATATGGCGTGGAAAGCTGAAAGACTTGGTTACAATAGTAAAGGAAAATAAATTATCCTTAACTGTAATGATTGTGGTTGGAGAAGCCATTGGAAATCGTAAAAACAGATCTTTACTTTATCATCCTAAATTTACACATGGCTGCCGTAAAGCAAGCGACAATTCATAA